CAGAATGCGATTCGTATCCCAGATAGTTTACCACGTCCGAAAGGCCTGCCCCGTCCACGAACTTCCGAAAGTCGTCCGGAACAAGTCCAACGAAGTCAGCTGCGATCTGACTGCGAAGTTCGGGTCGTTGCTCGAGGGCCAACCTCAGACCATTCAGAAAAGGTATCGGCGTCTGCGCGTCGTAGAAAATGCCTGAATAGAGGAAACGAAATACGGGGCTGTCCATGGGACGATCTGTCACATGTTGGTCGGAAAAATCCTCTGGGTCAAAACCCTGCGGAATCACGTGAATCGGCGCTGTGATCCCTCTCGCCCGGCACCGCGAATCCAGACTATCGGCGATGATCCGGTTAATCGTGATCGTCGCGCTCGCACTTCTGACGACCCGATGTTCAAGTCTTTCGTGAAGTTGCCTGTGAAGCCTGGTCGGATACGTATGCCGCGGATTACCGACCCAGTCGTCACGAAAGTCCAGCACGAGCGGAAGTTCGAGTCTTCGCGAAATTGACGCAGCCATGAGGTGCGATGTGTAGGGAGGAGCGGAAGAAAGCACGGCGTCGAACGCGTGCTCGGAGTGCGATGCCAGGCCGGCCTTCCTGCCCGATAAGAACCATCCGATCTTATTGTCGGGCACGAAGAAGATGTTTGTAAGCGCGCTCGCCCATCGTCTCCGTGACTCCCGGGGAAGATTCACGACACGTGCGCGACCATACAGCCGCGTCGGGTCAAGGGATCTGGTTCGGACGATCTTAACGCCGGACTGTGCCAGGTCCTCCAGGAGCGTATCATCGTATGCGAAGTAACCCCGCGGCTCCGCTGTGAGCACCGTGACGTCCCAACCGTATTCGGGAAGATACTTGGCAAACTTTGACGCCCGTTGCACGCCACTGAGTCCCAGCGGAGGAAAATAGTACGCCAGGAAGAGGACGTGCCGTCTGGGTTTTCCGCCTGAGTCCGTCACGTGATGCAGTACGATGGTGGAGATTTCTGAATCTATCTAGATTCCTTGACATTGCCGTCCTCGCGGCCGGCCTGACTGGGCGTCAGCCTTGCACGCGAAGAAACTGTGTAGTCACGTTCGTGAGGTTGGTGCATCCGCCCGACTCCAGTCGGACAAGATCTTCGATGCGAATACCAAACTTGCCCGGAATGTATACGCCTGGCTCGATCGAAATCACCACGCCTTCCGGGAGTTTCTCGTTGCTGCGAGCTGATACGCGGGGCCATTCGTGGACCTGCATTCCAATGCCGTGGCCAAGTCCATGGGTAAAGTATGACCCGAATCCATTGCGATCGATGTGATCGCGGGCCTGTCCATCAAGGTCCTTTGCGACCATACCTGCGCGCGCAGCGCCAATCGCATTCTGCTGTGCATCTCGAACGACTGCAAACACCTGCTCAGCCTCAGGGCCCGGCTCACCGACGGCGATGGTGCGCGTCATGTCGGAACAGTAGCCCTCAAGGCTGCAGCCAAAGTCAAGCACCACGACGTCTCCGTGTCGGATCTTGCGATCGCCAGGTCTCGCATGCGGCAGCGCACTGTTCGGACCGGAGGCAACGATCGGGTCAAACGACATGCCGTCGGCGCCCCGCCTCAAGTGCTCGCAAATAATTCTGGCGGAGATCTCCTTCTCCGTCAGTCCCGGGACAATCCAGTCTACGAGATCACGAAACACGTCCGTCGTGATCTGCTGAGCCGCTCTGATGAGATTGACTTCGTGATCTGTTTTGACCGCCACCAACCTGTCAAGCAATCCCTCTGTCAATCGGAAGTCGGTTGCACTGGCGGACGTTCGCAGCCGATCCATTCTCGACGCGGACAGGTGCTCACCTTGAACCAGGATGGTAGTTCGTGTTGCCAGCCAACCGCTGCTAGTGAGAAACGCGATGAGGTC
The DNA window shown above is from Rhodothermales bacterium and carries:
- a CDS encoding glycosyltransferase, translated to MTDSGGKPRRHVLFLAYYFPPLGLSGVQRASKFAKYLPEYGWDVTVLTAEPRGYFAYDDTLLEDLAQSGVKIVRTRSLDPTRLYGRARVVNLPRESRRRWASALTNIFFVPDNKIGWFLSGRKAGLASHSEHAFDAVLSSAPPYTSHLMAASISRRLELPLVLDFRDDWVGNPRHTYPTRLHRQLHERLEHRVVRSASATITINRIIADSLDSRCRARGITAPIHVIPQGFDPEDFSDQHVTDRPMDSPVFRFLYSGIFYDAQTPIPFLNGLRLALEQRPELRSQIAADFVGLVPDDFRKFVDGAGLSDVVNYLGYESHS
- a CDS encoding aminopeptidase P family protein — its product is MNRIAAVRDLLDESNAVGILISSLPHIRWACGFTGSNAVVYLDRDDGYLITDGRYREQARVEVGDLSIHIAESDLIAFLTSSGWLATRTTILVQGEHLSASRMDRLRTSASATDFRLTEGLLDRLVAVKTDHEVNLIRAAQQITTDVFRDLVDWIVPGLTEKEISARIICEHLRRGADGMSFDPIVASGPNSALPHARPGDRKIRHGDVVVLDFGCSLEGYCSDMTRTIAVGEPGPEAEQVFAVVRDAQQNAIGAARAGMVAKDLDGQARDHIDRNGFGSYFTHGLGHGIGMQVHEWPRVSARSNEKLPEGVVISIEPGVYIPGKFGIRIEDLVRLESGGCTNLTNVTTQFLRVQG